atattataaaaacattaataataaCTTTTCAATCAAtcttatttataagaataaatatctttatttagtttaaaaataataagaatagaataattaaattaatttaaatttattattaatttattgaataaaaagagtttaattaaattttgttatatttaaattaatttcaaataagtaaattattttatgaataaaaaaattttaattttttcattacaaAAATGGCATCCCAAACAACGgttttaagaatttatttttataatgatgatttttattattcgaTTATTCTTATCAAATGTTAATGAGATCTCAAGCTTTCAAAACTTTTGaggatttattaataattgaaaaaaaaaaactctgaaATTCTTTAGTACTTATTGAAAAAACGTCACCATTCCCACCATAGCTtcctgttcttttttttttcatcaaatttattttattatttttctattccaataatttaattttaaatccaaTATAAAGATGGACGAAAtcacaattaaataatttaatttttaaaatatataaactaaattagTATTCATAATAAAAGTTAGAGACCATATTATAATTTCTCTCTACCGAATGCTTACTatataatatatgtatatatattttagaaaatGCACAACTTTCATAATTTTAGTTagaatgaaaaatttatttgaattgattttttacagaagaattactatttaatttttatagtataataaattttattagttattttttttaaaaaaatatattaaaatatttataaggtattagaaaatttattaattaatatttttattaattttaattattaagtatccaaaaaatttaatataccatatcctcaatttaatttaatttgtataaattaaagatcaatgaattttatttatattataaaaataaaataataaaatagttaatgtgtaaaattaataaaatattgattaataaatattttaacatattaagatgttttaatgaatttttttaaaattaataatttaactaatatgTTTCTCAGATTACTAAATAGTTATTTACGTGCAAAattgtttaaaaatttatttgaattttttgatGAATGGTTGAAACGGAGCGAATTAGAATTCGAGAACATACCAGTTTCGTCTCTAGTCTCTACTCCTGGCCTTCCAAATCAGAATTATCCGATTTCATAATCCAAACGGAGGgggaaaataaaatttgatgggTGCGAGCAGTGATCCGAATCAAGACGGCTCCGATGAGCAGCAGAAGCGATCGGAGATCTACACCTACGAAGCTCCCTGGCACATTTATGCCATGAACTGGAGCGTCCGCCGTGACAAGAAGTACCGACTCGCCATTGCCAGCCTCCTCGAGCAGTACCCTAACAGGGTCGAGGTTGTCCAGCTCGACGATTCCAACGGCGAGATCCGTCCCGACCCCAACCTTTCTTTCGAACACCCTTACCCGCCCACTAAGACCATGTTTATTCCTGATAAAGAGTGCCAGAAGCCTGATCTCTTGGCCACTTCCAGCGATTTCCTCCGCCTGTGGCGTATCGGCGATGACCAGTCGCGTGTGGAGCTTAAGAGCGTGCTTAATGGTAACAAGAGTAGCGAGTTCTGTGGGCCTATCACTTCGTTTGACTGGAATGAGGTGGATCCCAAGCGCATCGGCACTTCGAGCATCGATACTACCTGCACCATCTGGGATATCGAGCGTGAGACCGTTGATACTCAGCTCATCGCTCACGATAAGGAGGTTTACGACATCGCCTGGGGCGGGGTCGGTGTTTTCGCGTCTGTCTCCGCTGACGGTTCCGTTAGGGTTTTCGACCTTCGCGATAAGGAGCATTCCACCATCATATATGAGAGCTCGGAGCCTGACACCCCCTTGGTGCGACTAGGATGGAATAAGCAGGACCCGAGGTACATGGCTACCATCATCATGGACAGTGCCAAGGTGGTGGTTCTGGACATCCGGTTCCCGACTCTCCCTGTGGTGGAGTTGCAGAGGCACCACGCTAGCGTCAATGCTCTTGCTTGGGCTCCACACAGCTCTTGCCACATTTGCACTGCTGGGGATGATTCCCAGGCCTTGATTTGGGACCTCTCCTCCATGGGGCAGCCCGTTGAGGGTGGATTGGATCCCATTCTTGCTTACACTGCGGGGGCTGAAATTGAGCAGCTGCAGTGGTCTTCTTCTCAGCCTGATTGGGTTGCTATTGCCTTCTCTACTAAGCTGCAGATTCTCAGGGTTTGATACTGCAATTCATATACTATTATCTACCTGCAGAAAAAATGCAATTTGCTAGTTAACAAGGTAAAAGAATTGCTTGATTTATACCTAATACTGACTGGTCTTCAACTTGTGATATTAAAATGCTTAAAATTAGTTTTACGATGCAAGCTTTTTAGCCTCCTTTCATGTGATTTCCCAGTTTTTTCATGTTCTGTTTGTTCTACACAAGCATCTAAACGGCCAAATCTCATCAATAATTGATGAGCTCAGGTAGTAGAATGCATAAGCATATTCCAACAGCAAGGTCTGGATGGAAAGATTCTGCATTATCGCTAGTCACTCTGACTATAAAACCAAAAGGTGGTTCAACTGTCAATTTTGGGACCTAGACTGGGAAGATAGACTGGAGAAAGTTAAGTTGCAACTCCTTGTGGCAATTCCCTTATATGGACCACCtcgtattattatattttacgtGCTGAATTCAAACTCAATTTGATGGCTGATACCGCTATCTTCTTTCACTATTCTGCATTGGTTGAAGGTTTTTGCCTTAATAGGCATGTAAATGGTTGAGGGTCCCATCTCTATATTGTAATGCCTCTAGTTTAAGTAACTACAATATTTTGTCGTTCCTTATTTTTCCATTATATTGTAGTAGGCATAGCAAAATTATGTAGAACTACAGATATTACACATCTGGGCTATTTGGAGTTGGGGGAAGAAAATACAATTTTCCTTTTCTGGTAGCATATGAGAGAGGATGAATTGGTTGCTCCTCACCCTAAATTCATAAGATTTACTATTGTGGCAAGAGTTGTGATAGCATTATGTTAGTTCCAAATAATTTTCTTGAAGTCTGATGGTTGGAATCTGAGAAATGCAGCCTAGGTAAAGGTTGGTACTTGGTAGTTCAATTGgaactttcatgtttttatggagGAGAAAGGAAACAATAATTCTAGGAGGTTTGCTTAGTTCGATATTTGGCAAGATAAACTGGAAATATTGTGTTTTACTTTCCTGAGGTGAAAGTGGAAGGTGGAAGTGGATGAGGATTTGTCAAAGGAAACATAATTTGTTCTCCTGTCAAGGAATGTGGAAGCAATAGACCTATATGCTAGTACAGAAGAGAAGGGCTTGAACAGTGCATTTTTTTGTGTGTTTCTTGTGATTATAAGGACTAGGctaatatttattttcctttctctGTTTTCTGTTCTTGGACGTGtgtatttctttttaaaaagctATTATAGCTGATATTTTCCTTTTCTACTGTTTGcgttctttctttctctctttatGTATATGTTAGGTGTACCAGACTCCCAGTGGTAGCCCAGTGGTAGCAGTTTTATTTACTTGTGGGATCATTACTTGAAACTTTGGGAAAGGAAAGTGTTTGTAGAAGGTTTAGGAATAAGGTAAAGTTGTTAGGTAGTGGAGTGAAGGAGGGAAGAGGTGTTGGAAGAAGCTATTAGAGTCCTGTTTTAACTGCCGAGAGGGGAAGCTGCAAACTGTATAAATAGAGCTTTCAAGCTCTAATGTAAAGCATTCCAAGAATTAAGAATGCGAATCAATAATTTCtttcttcctctctctctctctctctctctaattcTGTCTACCATGCAATTCTCTTCCTACCTTTCGGACTTGTTAGTGATGCAATCCTTAGCAGAAGTCATCAAGCAGCATGGCATAAATTATACGTAATCAAAGGTGATTTTTTGTCAAGCAATATAGAAATCTAGCTAGCTGACTTGAGCATGCTAGCTGATGAACAATTGATAATGGATTGTTTATAATCATCGTGTTGTGAAGATAATACATCAATTTATATTTGGAGCACTTATGGTGTGGGaccaaatattaatataaatagttCACCAGATGATTGATTCAAATGAGCATTGCTGGGTTTGTGTGTTAAGACTAAAATTATGCTCTAATCAGTTACATTCATTAATTTAAGCTGTGTTTTTTTCCTCTGAGCATTTTTCCTCTTTATGTTGGAAAAATAATgctgttttttttataaaaaaaaattacttgggattaatatttttctattttttttattaattagtccaaatcgatttttaattgtttaaagTCGGAAATCTTAAGTTTTAAACGTGTATCTCAAAAAAATGTAACCCTGTCTGAAAGGATTCCCTTGTTAACATAATCAAGCCAAATTCACACGTATATATGTTCTTTCAATTGCAAAATGAGTTTTTCCTGcaaatttcttcttttttatgtCCATAGAAGTATATAAATTAAGAACTCAGTTATTTActctcaaattaatttttataaattatttccttctgtattcaaatattttaaaccAAAGTAcccaaaatatatatttagacTTTTAAGCTTTTATGGTCCgttattaaatagaaaaaataaaattaattttttgcttaATTATTTGCAATATATATTGAATCTTTTAACAAATTTAATAAccataaattcattttaaaatagaaCTAAAAATTGCGTACTTTTTATCAATATAAATTGATAATACCAGTTAGTTTTAATTCAATGGTAATACAAACATcttcaaaatttgaattcaaaccCTAATCAGAATTAATCGTAATCTATTAGTAACCAGTATGTAAGATTAGGACAATTATAGCCGCGTAAAATGTGAAGTTAATGAGATGCCCCTCCACTGGCACAAGAGTAGAACAAGTTCCTAAAGTGAAGTCCTATGCTCCTAGTAGGCAAAAGATAAATTTAACTTCACTAATTACAATTTGGCATTGGCTTTAGTG
This sequence is a window from Manihot esculenta cultivar AM560-2 chromosome 4, M.esculenta_v8, whole genome shotgun sequence. Protein-coding genes within it:
- the LOC110613843 gene encoding WD repeat-containing protein LWD1; its protein translation is MGASSDPNQDGSDEQQKRSEIYTYEAPWHIYAMNWSVRRDKKYRLAIASLLEQYPNRVEVVQLDDSNGEIRPDPNLSFEHPYPPTKTMFIPDKECQKPDLLATSSDFLRLWRIGDDQSRVELKSVLNGNKSSEFCGPITSFDWNEVDPKRIGTSSIDTTCTIWDIERETVDTQLIAHDKEVYDIAWGGVGVFASVSADGSVRVFDLRDKEHSTIIYESSEPDTPLVRLGWNKQDPRYMATIIMDSAKVVVLDIRFPTLPVVELQRHHASVNALAWAPHSSCHICTAGDDSQALIWDLSSMGQPVEGGLDPILAYTAGAEIEQLQWSSSQPDWVAIAFSTKLQILRV